Sequence from the Deinococcus radiotolerans genome:
GCTTGAGGCCCAGCAGCGAGCGGTCCATCAGCTCCGCGGTGTGATCTGACAGGAGGGCCAGGAGCAGGTCCAGCTGCCGCCGCGCCTGCAGGACGGGCGAGGGCATGCCGCGCCCCTGGCGGTTCCACCAGCGGGTCCACTCGCCGTGCTCGTTCACGCTGACCTGCCCCGCCACGCTCTTGCTCTCCACGATCAGCAGGCCGAAGCGGTGCAGGATCAGGTGGTCAAGCTGCGCGACCTCACCGCGGCGTTCCAGGCGCAGGTTGTGGAACACGAACTTGCGGGGGTCCTCCGCGAAGGCGCGCTTCAGGTAGTGGGCCATCTGACGTTCCGCCTCGAACCCGGCGCGGCGCAGTGGGTCGGCGTGATCCTGCGGTTCGAGTTCCTTGACGATCATGCCTGTACGCTAGCGCGCCGAGGAAACTGGACGCTGAAAAACCGCCCGGGGACGCGCGAAGTTTTACACAGTTTCCTCGGCGCGCCAGATGTCCTGCGGGGTTTCGCGCCGGCGGATGACCGTCCAGGCGCCCGCGTCGTGCAGCACCTCGGCGGGGCGGGCGCGGGTGAGGTAATTGCTGCTCATGGCCGCGCCGTACGCCCCGGCCTCGTGAATGGCGAGCAGGTCGCCGGGCTGCGGCTGCGGCAGGGTCAGGTCGCGGGCCAGCAGGTCGCCGCTCTCGCAGGCGGGCCCAGCGAGATCCCAGGTGTCCGTGCCCGCGCGCGTCCAGAGGGGCGTGACGGGGTGCTGCGCGCCGTACAGCATGGGGCGCAGCAGTTCGGTCATGCCGGCGTCCACCAGCACGAAGTTCCGGCCGGTGCGTTTGGTGCCGACCACCTGCGTCAGGAGGGTGCCCGCCTGCGCCACGAGGTACCGGCCCGGTTCGACCCACAGCTGCGCGCCGAACGTGGCGGCGGCGGCGTGGGCTTCGCGGGCAATGCCGTGTAGGTCGGCGCCCAGGCCCCAGCCGCCCCCGGCGTCGAGCACGTCCAGGGGGCCGGTGTCGGCGCGCAGTTCACCGAGGCGGTGGAAGGCCGCCGTGAAGTCGTGCGCGTCGCGGATGGCGCTGCCGATGTGCACGTGCAGGCCCAGGGCGGTGTGCCCGGCGGCGCGCAGGGCGTCCAGCACGCGGGGGGCCTGGTCCAGCGTGACGCCGAACTTGCTGCCGGCGGCGCCCGTGGCGAGGTGGTCGTGCGTGCTGACGTTCAGGGCGGGGTTCACGCGCACCAGCGCGCGCGAGGCGGGGGGCAGCAGCTGCACTTCCTCCTCGCGGTCGATGATGAACGTGGCGCCGAGTTGCGCGCCGGTGGCGTACTCGCCGGGCGTCTTGGCGGGGCCGTTCACGAGGATGCGGTCCCCAGCCGCGCCGATATGGGCGGCGCGGGCGAGTTCCCCGGCGCTGACGCACTCAAAACCCACGCCCTGGGCGTGCAGGCGGCGCAGCAGGGTCAGGTTGGGGTTGGCTTTCATGGCGTAGTACACGCGGGCGTCCCCGAAGGCGGCGCGGACGCGGGCCAGGGCGGCGTCGAGTTCGGCGGCGTCGTACACGTACAGGGGCGTGCCGTGCTGCTGCGCGGCCGCGCGGAGGTCGTCGGGCGTGAGGCTCATGCGGGCGAGTGTAGCGGGCGCGGCGGGCTTGACGCAGAGTCAGTGGTCGGCCCAAACTGGTCAGACCACTGACCACTCTGCACGACTGGAGGTTCGCATGCCTGAGCCCACCCCACCGAGTCCACCTCCCCTGCGGCCCGCCCTGCACGCCGAGGACACCCTCCTGTCCCGCCTGCTGGACGGCACGTACCCGCCCGGCAGCACCCTGCCCGCCGAGCGCGACCTCGCCGCCCAGCTGGGCGTGACCCGCCCTACCCTGCGCGAGGCCCTGCAACGCCTGGAACGCGACGGCCTGCTGGAGATCCGGCAGGGCAAACCCACCCGCGTCCTCCACCCGCACGAGGGCGGCCTGCGCGTCCTGGCCCACCTCTCCCGGCACGGGGACCTGCGCGGGCTGGTCCCGGACCTGCTGGACCTGCGCGCCGCGCTGCTGCCTTACTGGGTCGCGCAGACCGCCGCGCGTGACCCGGCCACGCTCCGCGAGCACCTCGGCGCGCCACCCGCCGAGTCCACGGACCCGGCCCTGCCCGTCACCTTCGCCACGTTCGACTGGACGTTCCAGACGCTGGCCGCGCAGGGCAGCGGGAACGCCCTGGCCCCGCTGCTGCTGGGCGCCTTCCACGAGGTCTACGCCCGCGCGGGCGCAATCTACTTCAGTGACGCCACGCGCCGCGAACGCTCCCGCGAGCACTACCGGGCGCTGCACGCCGCGCTCCCGCTGGGCGCCGCCACAGCCGGGCACGTGGCGCGCACCACCAGCCTGGACAGCCTGACCCTGTGGGAGGCGCGCGGTGTTTGACCTGATCCGCGCCGCGATCCCCGTGTTCCTGCTGTCCCTGCTGATCGAGTGGGCCGCGTACCGCCACCTGAACCACGACCATGATCACGAGGGGGCGCACGAGCACTACGGGTACGAGACGCGCGACACCCTGACCAGCCTGAGCATGGGCATCGGGAACGTCCTGATCAACCTCGTCTGGAAGGGCGTCGTCGTGACCGTGTACGCCGCGCTGTACCGCCTCACGCCGCTGCGCCTGCCGCAGGACGCGTGGTGGGTGTGGGCGCTGCTGTTCTTCGCGGACGATTACGCGTACTACTGGTACCACCGCGTCAGCCACAAGGTCCGCCTGTTCTGGGCGAGCCACATCGTGCATCACTCCAGCCAGCACTACAACCTGTCCACCGCGCTGCGGCAGACCTGGGTGCCCATGACCGCCCTGCCCTTCTGGCTGATCCTGCCGCTGCTGGGCTTCGCGCCGTGGATGGTGCTGCTCGCGCAGGCCTGGAATCTCCTGTACCAGTTCTTCGTGCACACCGAACGCGTGGGCCGCCTGCCCGCCCCCATTGAGTATGTGCTGAACACGCCCAGCCATCACCGCGCGCACCACGGCAGCAACCGCATCTACCTCGACCGGAACTACGGCGGCATCCTGATCCTGTGGGACCGCCTGCACGGCACGTTCCGCGCCGAGACCGAACCGGTTCGCTACGGCCTGACCCGCAACATTGACACGTTCCAGCCCGTGCAGGTCGCCTTCCACGAGTTCAGGGACCTGTGGCGCGACGTGCGCGCCGCCCGCACCTGGCGCGACCGCTGGGGTTACGCGTTCGGCCCGCCCGGCTGGCACCCCAGGCGCAGACGCCGCACATAGCCCCACAGCGCAGGCTGGGCCGCGCCTTCCTCCGACCTCGTTCCCACGCTCTCAATTGCCGCGCGCGTCACCGCCCGTTCAGGGGCCGGGTGGTAAGCTGCGCGGCTGTATGAGCGCCCCTGCCTCCGCCCCCACGACCATCCCCTCCCCTGCCGCCACTGCGGGGGAACGGGTGCTGTGCGCCATGTCCGGCGGCGTGGATTCGTCCGTCACGGCGGCCCTGCTGAAAGACCAGGGATACCAGGTGGTGGGCGCCATGATGCGCTTCTGGCCGGACGACAAGCGCACCGACACCTTCGACTCGTGCTGTTCCCCGGACGCGGCGTACGAGGCGCGGCGCGTGGCTGAACAGGTGGGCGTGCCGTTCTACCTGCTGGACTACCGCGAGCAGTTCCAGCGGCACATCGTCGGCCCGTTCATTGACGAGTACAGCAAGGGCCGCACGCCGAACCCCTGCGTGAACTGCAACACCAAGGTGAAGTTCGACGAACTGGTGAAGAAAGCCAAGATGCTCGGTTGCCGCTACGTCGCCACCGGGCACTACGTCAAGCGCGTGGAGAACGCGCGCGGCGAGGTGGAATTCCATCGGGGCGACGATCCCCGCAAGGATCAGACGTACTTCCTGTGGGGTACCCCGCGGGACGCGCTGCCGTACATCCTCTTCCCCGTGGGCGAGCTGGAAAAAACCCGCGTGCGCAAAATCGCTGCGGAACGCGGCCTGCTGACCGCGCAGAAACCCGAGAGTCAGAACATCTGCTTCGTGCCCGGCAAGGTGCAGGACTTCGTGGCCGAGCACATCCCACAGGCGCAGGGCTTCATCCGCGAGATCAGCACCGGCGAGGTCGTCGGGGAGCACCTGGGCACGCAGTTCTACACGCTGGGCCAGAAGAAGGGCCTGGGCCTGTACCAGTCGCACCGCGTGCGGCACGTCGTGCACCTGGCGCCCGACACGAACACCGTCTGGGTGGGCGATTACGACGACTGCCTGTGGACCGGCCTGAAGGCGCAGAGTGCCAACTACCTGATCGACCTGACCGACCTTCCGCAGGAACTGGAGGTGCAGGTCCGCTACCGCACCGCGCCCGTCAAGGCCCGCGTGGTCCGCGCCGACGAGAACGGCTTCGAACTGGCCTTCCAGGACCCGCAGTTCGCGGTCGCGCCCGGCCAGAGCGCCGTGCTGTACGCCGGACCGCGCCTGCTGGGCGGCGGCCTGATTGAGGACCACGTCCCCGCGCTGCCCGAACCGAAAGCCCCGCCGAAGAAACGCCCAGCTGTGCTGCTGTCCTGAATGCTGGAGCTGGTGCGCCGGGTTCAGGCGGCCCTGCTGGACCGGGAGGGCCTCTCGCCCGGCGCCCTGGCCGACCTGCTGGTTGACCTGCGGCAGGAGGTTCAGGGACTGCCCTTCGGCGTCCCAGACGCTGATGACCTGCCGCGCGAGGCGTACCGCGACCTGCGCGCCCGCATCGCCCGGGCGTGGCCGGAACTCGGCTTCTACGACCCGGCCACCGGACGCGCCCTGAGCACCTGCGACCTTCCCGCAGAGATCGGCGACGCGCTGGACGACCTGACGGACCTCGCCCTCGACCTGGACACCGCCCTCGCGCTGGCCGACACGGACGAGGCCGATGCGCTGGCGTGGCTGCGCTTCTCACACGACGCCCACTGGGGCGACCACGTGCAGGACGTCACGCGGCACCTGCGCTGGCTGGACTAGACCCGCCTGCTCAGCACGGGCACGAGCATCTCCTGGGCGGTCCAGCCGCCGTGCAGGCCGAGCATGGGGGCGGGGCTGGTGGGGCGGCGGATGGCGTACCCGGGGTGCGGGATGGCGATCAGGTCGCCCACGCGCGGGCGGAAGCGGGCCTCAGCGTGCGCGGGTGGGCCGAGCAGGCCGCCGGTCCAGGCGTCGTCGGCGCTCAGGAGGGTGGCGTGCGGGGCCAGCAGTGCCGCGATCTCGGCGTGGTGCCCGGGCTGGGGGCGCAGGTACGCGGCGCGTTCCTCTCCGGCGACGGGGCTGCGCAGCAGCAACTTCATGACCTTCTTCGTGATGACGTCCACGTAGCCCTCTGGCGGCTGGGCGCTCTGGCCGTGGTCGGCGGTGAGGACGACCAGCGTGTCGCCGGTCCTGGGCAGCGCGGTCAGGAGGTCCGCGACGATGCGGTCGGTGCGGCGCAGTTCGGCGTACGCCTCCGGGCTGTCGGGGCCGGAGCCGTGGCAGATCAGGTCGTATTCCGGGAAATACACCAGCGTGTACGACGGCTGCCCCGGCTGGACGGTCGCGGCGGTCAGTTCTGGCGCTTCCTCTGGCTGCGCGTAGGGGTGGTACTCGGCGCCGTCGCAAGCCCAGCGGGTCAGGACACTGTGCTGGTACGCGGCTGGCATGATGACGTGCGCGGCGACGCCCCGGTCACGCACCTGGCGGTACAGGGACGGTACGGCAGCCAGGAATCCCGCGTCCGTCAGGGGGGTGTGAGTGTACACGTCGTACAGGCGAATGAGGTTCACGACCGCCTGCACCTCGTCCAGCCAGACGGTCAGGCCCAGGTAGCCGTGCTCGGCGGGCGCGCGGGCGGTATGCAGGGTGGTCAGGGCGGCCATGGTGGTGCTGGGGAACACGCTGGTGACCGGGCCGGGTGCCGGGGTCAGGGCGGCCAGGGTGGGCGCGTCCCCACGCAGGACCGCGTCCTGAAGCTGCCCGGCGCCCAGGGCGTCCACGACGATCAGGATGACGTGCTGCGCGCCCCCCAGCGGCAGCGGGTGGCGGTACGGCGCGTGCGGGGTGGGCACGCCGAGGTGCGCGCCGAGCGTCGCAGCGAGGTTCAGGACGCTGCCACCCGCGTAGTCGGGCCGGACGGCATGCGGGGGCAGGTGCATGGGTGAGGATAGCCGCCAGGGCCGGGAGGAGACCTTGAGCCTTCGTTCAGTGCCTGGCCGCGCGTGGCAGGAACGCCCCGGTGCGCGCGCGGTACGCAGCGTGGTCGGGGTGCAGCCTGGCCAGCGCGTCGTCCTCGATGCGGGCCTTGTGCCGCAGCAGTCCCGCGAGCAGCAGGGTGGCCGTGACCCTGGTCCGCCCACCCCGCGCGACCGTCCAGCCGCCCGCCAGCAGGAGCAGCGCCGCGTAGATGGGGTGCCGCACGAGGCGGTACGGGCCGCGCTGCACGAGCACGCCGCCTCTGACAGGCGTGGGCAGCGGAGTGAGGTGACGGCCCAGGGCCCGTCCACTCCAGATGAGCAGGACCAGCCCACCCACGCTCAGCGCCCCGCCGGCTACCTGAACGGACCGGGGCCGACGCCTCCCGCGACGCCCGCCGGTCAGGATGGCGGCCAGCAGCGTGAACTGCGCGGCCACCAACGCCCGGTCACGGTTCACGCGGATTTCCTCCGGTTCGATGACCATCCGGAACGACGCCGGATGATCAACGGCACTCCCGAAATCCATTCCACACCTCCTCTGCTGGCGCAGCTCTGCGAGTCGCATCCGCTCGGGTGGACAGGTTCTGCGCCCGTGTGCACCGGAGTCCTTCCTCAGTACGTGCGTCCGGCGGTGACGCGCCCGTCGGGTTCGTGACCCTGTTGCAGGTCGATCAGGAAGTCGCGGGTCAGGTGGGCGCCGCGCGTGACGAGGTCGGTGGTGGTGCTGGCGATGTGCGGCGTGAGGATCACGTTCGGCTGCGCCCAGAGCGGGTGCTCTGCGGGGAGGGGTTCGGGGTCGGTGACGTCCAGCACCGCGCCGCCCAGTTGCCCGTCCTCTAGGGCGGCGAGGAGGTCATCCGTGACGATCAGGTTGCCGCGGCCGACGTTCACGAGCCACGCGCAGCGCTTCAGGCCGCGCAGGGTCCCTTCGTTCACGATGCCGCGCGTGTCCGGGGTGCTGGGGAGGAGCAGCACGACCCAGTCCGCCTGGGCAAGCAGCTCGTCGCGTTCGTCTGAGGGCGTGGTGCTGCGGATGCCGTATACGTGCGCGCCGTGGGGGGCCAGGAGTTCTTCGAGGTGCCGGCCGATGTGCCCGTGGCCCCACAGGACGACGTTCGCGCCGTCCAGGGTGGTCAGGGCGGACTGGCTGGGCAGGGCGGGGGCGTCCCAGTGGTGGCGGTGCTGCGCGTCCCGGAAGCGGTGCAGGCCGCGCGCGGCGGCGAGCATGCCGGTCAGGGCGTGCACGGCCACGGCGCGGTCGTGCAGGCGGCTGGCGTTGAACAGGGCCACGCCGGGCGGCAGGTGGGCCTGCACGTGGTCGATTCCGGCGGTGAGGGTCAGCACCCACTGCAATCCGGGTGTGGCGAGCAGGGCGGTGCGGGTGGCCGCGTCGGTCAGCCACAGCACGGCGCCGTCGGCCTCACCGTCGGGCACGTGGCCGCGCCGGTAGTGGTCGAAGGTCACGCCGGGCACGCCGCGCTCGTCGTGTTGACTCAGGGCGCGGAACTCGGGCAGGTCGGGCAGCAGGACGCGCATGCGTCTATTCTGACCCGCCGGGGGCGTGCGCGGCGAGCCATTCGGACCGGGTGAGTTCCATGTGCACGTCGGTGCGGCCGTCGCGTTCGGTGCGGTGCACCTCGCGGAACCCGCAGGCGTGGAAGGCCCGCTGGGCGCGGCGGTTGTGGCCGAAGGTGGTCAGGCGGATGCGGTTCAGGGTGGGGTCGCGCTGCGTGAACGCCCAGCGCAGCAGCGCCTGCACGGCCTCGCGCCCGTAGCCCTGGCCCCACAGGCTGGGTACGCCGATCATGACGCCCAGCGTGGCGGTGGTGGGGGTCAGGGGCGGTGAGGGCCGCAGGTCGTACAGTTCGGCGCTGCCGATCAGCGTGCCGTGTTCGTCCAGGATCCCGAAGCCGTAGCGTTCGCCGGTGCGTTCCTCGTCCTGCATGATGCGCCGGAACAGGAAGCCGGGCAGGCGGATGGGTTTGGCGTCGTTCCAGTCGGCCAGTTCACGGTCGCGGAAGAAGCCGTGCAGGGCGCGCCACTCGGGCGGCGTGAAGTCCAGCAGGGGTTTGAGGGTGACGCGGGGCTTGAGGGGGTCGGTCATGCGCGTCAGCTCTGAAGGGGCCCCAGGGCGCGGGTCACGTCCCGCGTGAGGCGGTCGAGGTGGAAGGCGTCCCCCTCGGCCCGCTCGACCTGCCGGGTCTGGGGGTTCACGATGAGCAGGGCCAGCAGCTCGCCGTCCGCGTGGCGGATGTTCACGCCGGGGTGACCGTCCAGCGCGGCGCGGTCGGGGGCGGGCAGCAGCGTCCAGGCGGGGTCGCGACTGGTCAGGCCCAGGTGCGCGCTGGGCAGGCGGTGCTGGCGCAGCTGCGCGTCCAGCCAGTGCAGCGCGCCGGGCGTGCCGCCGATCAGGCCCTGCTCGATGTTCGGGCGGGACTGGTTGTAGCGGATGGGGCGGCCGTCGCGGCGGCGCAGGTCGCCCCCGGCGGCGCGCAGCAGGGCGTGCCCAGCGGCGATGTCCCATTCGCTGCGGGGGGACATGGTGAAGGTCGCGTCGGCCTGCGCGGCGGCCAGCCGCGCGAGCTTCAGGGCGATGCTGCCGCTGGGTTTCATGCCGGTCAGGCCGGACCGGTGCAGTTCCCGCCCGTGCTCGGTGTCCGAGACCGCGATGCGCCAGTCCGGCCCGGCAGAGGGTGCGGGGACGGGCTGGCCGTTCAGGGTGACGCCGCGCCCGACCACGCCACTGAACAGCTCGTCGGTGTCGGGGGCGTACACGACGCCCAACACGGGCTCGCCGCCCACGGCCAGGCCGATGCTCACGCAGTAGTCCGGCAGGCCGGTCGAGTACTCCTTCGTGCCGTCGATGGGATCGACGATCCAGACCCGCGCGGCACTCAGGCGGTCCTGGCGGTCCTCCTCCTCCTCGGACAGCAGGCCGTCCAGGGTGAACACCTGGGCCAGGCGGGTCATGATCAGCGTGGACGCCTCGCGGTCGGCGGCGGTGACGGGGTCGTCGGCGCTGGTCTTGTGTTCCACGGTCAGGCCCCGGCGCAGGTGTTCGCGCAGCAGCTCACCGGCCTCGCGCGCCAGGTCCTGGGCCAGCGCGAGTTCCGCGTGCAGGTCGGAGGGGGTCGTCATGACCCCGAGCATAGCCTGCGCCCCGGCTCTCACCGCGCGGCCCGCTTCAGCGCGGGCGCAGCAGCGCCGCCGAGGGGCACAGGTCGGCCAGCACGCACGCGCCGCAGCGCGGGTGGCGGCTGAGGCACACCTCGCGCCCGTGCCGGACGCCTGCAACGTGCAGGCGCAGCCGCTCGGGGGTGGTGCGCGGCACGGCCGCGTCGAACCAGCGCTCCACCCGCGCGGCCGTCCAGGGGTCCGGCACCCACTCCAGCCGCCGGGCCAGCCGGTCCAGGTTCCCTTCGACGGGCATGGCGGGCCGGTGCAGGTCAAAGAGGAGCGTCAGGCTGGCCGTGTGCCGGCCCACGCCGGGCAGGGCTTCCAGGGCCGCGCGGGCGTCATCGTCACTCAGGTCCGCGAGGTGCTCCAGGCTGAGTGGGCCGTCCTCTTCGGGCCCGGCCAGGGCGCTCAGGATGCCATGCACGCTGGCGGCCTTACTGCGGTGCAGGCCGCCGCCCGCGCCGCGCAGGGTGTCCTCGATGCCGTCCGGGCCATCGAGGAGCGCCGCCTCCCACTGGGGGTAGGCCGCGCGCAGCGCGCGGTCCTGCCGGTCGGCAGCCGCGCGGGTGTTCTGCTGACCCAGGATGGTCCGGATCAGGCTGCTCAGCAGTTCCGGCGGGCGGGTGCGGGGGAAGGGCACCTCCCCGTCCGGCAGGTACTGCGCGGTCAGGCGGCGCGTGACCTCGGGCAGGGTGGCGGGCACCGTGAACGTGGGGGTGGGGCGGGGCATCCGGGCAGGCTAGCGGGCCGCGCGGGCGCACACCGTGCCGGTGCCCGCGTTCCGCCGGGTGCGTGCCGTCAGTACGGGAGGCCCGCGAGGCGCAGCAGTTCCGCGCGGACCTGCCCGGCGTCGCCGGGACGTTCAGCGCGGGACGGGCGGGTCAGGCTCAGGTACAGGGGTTGCAGGGGATCGAGCGTGTGGGGGTGCGGGTCGTCCGCGTCGGGCAGCGAGCCGTGGATGCCCCAGCCGAGCAGCACGCCGACGCCGTACAAGTCACTTTCCGGTCCCAGCGGCTCGCCGCGCGCCGCTTCGGGGCTCTGGAACGCGGCGGTGCCCATGCGCAGGGGCGCCTCGAAGGTTTCCAGGGTGGGTCCGGCCAGGTCGAAATCCACGAGTTTCGCGCCGCCGTCCTCCTCGACGATGATGTTCTCGGGTTTGATGTCGCGGTGCACCAGGCCGCGTTCGTGCAGGTAGCCCAGCGCGTCCAGGAGGTGCACCAGGGTCAGCAGGAAGGCGCGGCGTTCGGTCTTCACGGCGGGCCGCTGCGCGTAGCGGCGGAACAGCACCTCGCCGCGCGCCAGGGTGCTGATCAGCGCGGGCTGGCCGTCCACGACGGTCTGGTCGATCACGCGGACCAGGCGGGGGTGGTGCAGGTCGTGCCCGTGGTCGTATTCCCGCGCGGCGTAGCCGCCCAGGTGCGCGGGGAAGATCTTCACGGCGCAGGGCTGGCCGTCGCGGGCCACGGCGAAGTACACGAGGCTGTGCGAGCCGCGCCCGACCGGACGGACCAGTCGGACGCCGTTTCCCACCACCTGTCCCGCGATAGGCATCTCCATCAAACTACCCCAGGAGTCCGGGGCAGGGGTAGCCGGATCATTCTGAACCCGGTGCAAAGAAGTCGTAGAGTGACGGCTGACATGAGTTACGGACTGGTACTGGGCGGCGGCGGCGCGCGCGGACTGACACACATTGGCGTCTGGCGCGTCCTGGAGGCACACGACCTGCACCCCGCCGTCCTGGCGGGCACCAGCATGGGCGGCCTGGTGGGCGCGTTCATCGCCGCCGGGTACAGCGCCGCCGAGATGGAACGCCTGGCCCGCAGCGTCTCCTGGCGCCGCCTGCTGGACCTGCGCCCCGGGCCGGGCCTGATCCGCCCGGCCGTGGTGAGCGCCTGGCTGGCCGACCACCTGCCCGCCACGTTCGAGGACCTGCGCCTCCCGCTGGCCGTGACCGCCACGGACCTGCTCTCGGGCCGCGCGGTGTACCTCACGCGCGGCAACCTGCACGACGCGCTGCGCGCCACCACCGCGTACCCCGGCGCCGTCGAGCCCATCGCGCAGGAGGACATGCTCCTGGCGGACGGCGGCATCCTGAACCAGGTGCCGGTGGACGCGGCGCTGTTCCTGGGCGCGCGGCGCGTCCTGGCTGTGGACGCCACCGCCACGGACCCGCTCACGCCGCCCGAACGGCGCGGGCACCTGTGGCGCCGCTTCACCCGCGAGCCGGGCGGCGCGGACAGCGCGCCGCACCTGGGCACCGTGCAGACTTTGCGCCGCGCGGTGGAGATCATGCAGGCCCAGCTGACCGACGCCCGCGTGGGCCTGTACCGCCCGGACGTCCTGCTGCGCCCCACCCTGCGGGACGTGGACCTGATGAACTTCAACCGCGCGGACGTGGCCGTGCAGTCCGGCGTGGACGCCGCCCAGGCGCAGCTGCCGCGCCTGCTGACCCTGACCGGCTGATGCGGCAGGCACGGCCGGGACAGCTCACCCCCGCGCCGCGCCCCGTCCGTCCGGTATTCTGCGCGGTGCATGACAGCCCCTGAGTCCACCCCCGCCCCGAACAAGCCCCCGCAGACCGCCCTACAGAAACTGTGGAAGGAGATTCTGGAGCCCATCGTGTTCGCGGTGGTGATCACGCAGTTCGTGGCGACCCTGGTGGGCGTGGACGGCGTGAGCATGATGCCGAACCTCCGCAACGGGGAGCGCGTGTTCGTGCCGAAGTACGAGACGTGGCTGCACAAGGCGGGCGTGGGTGACTTCAAGCGCGGGGACATCCTGATCTTCAAACCGCCCCGCGAGGCCAGCGCGAAGATCGAGAACCTGAACAAGAGCGCGTTCGGGCTGTGGTCGTACCGGCCGTTCCTGATCAAACGCCTGATCGGCCTGCCCGGCGACCGGATCAGCATTCAGGCGGGCGAGGTGACCCTGAACGGGCAGCAGCTGGACTCCAGCTG
This genomic interval carries:
- a CDS encoding sterol desaturase family protein, with the protein product MFDLIRAAIPVFLLSLLIEWAAYRHLNHDHDHEGAHEHYGYETRDTLTSLSMGIGNVLINLVWKGVVVTVYAALYRLTPLRLPQDAWWVWALLFFADDYAYYWYHRVSHKVRLFWASHIVHHSSQHYNLSTALRQTWVPMTALPFWLILPLLGFAPWMVLLAQAWNLLYQFFVHTERVGRLPAPIEYVLNTPSHHRAHHGSNRIYLDRNYGGILILWDRLHGTFRAETEPVRYGLTRNIDTFQPVQVAFHEFRDLWRDVRAARTWRDRWGYAFGPPGWHPRRRRRT
- a CDS encoding GNAT family N-acetyltransferase; this encodes MTDPLKPRVTLKPLLDFTPPEWRALHGFFRDRELADWNDAKPIRLPGFLFRRIMQDEERTGERYGFGILDEHGTLIGSAELYDLRPSPPLTPTTATLGVMIGVPSLWGQGYGREAVQALLRWAFTQRDPTLNRIRLTTFGHNRRAQRAFHACGFREVHRTERDGRTDVHMELTRSEWLAAHAPGGSE
- a CDS encoding methyltransferase family protein codes for the protein MDFGSAVDHPASFRMVIEPEEIRVNRDRALVAAQFTLLAAILTGGRRGRRRPRSVQVAGGALSVGGLVLLIWSGRALGRHLTPLPTPVRGGVLVQRGPYRLVRHPIYAALLLLAGGWTVARGGRTRVTATLLLAGLLRHKARIEDDALARLHPDHAAYRARTGAFLPRAARH
- a CDS encoding DUF5063 domain-containing protein, whose translation is MRRVQAALLDREGLSPGALADLLVDLRQEVQGLPFGVPDADDLPREAYRDLRARIARAWPELGFYDPATGRALSTCDLPAEIGDALDDLTDLALDLDTALALADTDEADALAWLRFSHDAHWGDHVQDVTRHLRWLD
- a CDS encoding NAD(P)-dependent oxidoreductase, with product MRVLLPDLPEFRALSQHDERGVPGVTFDHYRRGHVPDGEADGAVLWLTDAATRTALLATPGLQWVLTLTAGIDHVQAHLPPGVALFNASRLHDRAVAVHALTGMLAAARGLHRFRDAQHRHHWDAPALPSQSALTTLDGANVVLWGHGHIGRHLEELLAPHGAHVYGIRSTTPSDERDELLAQADWVVLLLPSTPDTRGIVNEGTLRGLKRCAWLVNVGRGNLIVTDDLLAALEDGQLGGAVLDVTDPEPLPAEHPLWAQPNVILTPHIASTTTDLVTRGAHLTRDFLIDLQQGHEPDGRVTAGRTY
- a CDS encoding GntR family transcriptional regulator — translated: MPEPTPPSPPPLRPALHAEDTLLSRLLDGTYPPGSTLPAERDLAAQLGVTRPTLREALQRLERDGLLEIRQGKPTRVLHPHEGGLRVLAHLSRHGDLRGLVPDLLDLRAALLPYWVAQTAARDPATLREHLGAPPAESTDPALPVTFATFDWTFQTLAAQGSGNALAPLLLGAFHEVYARAGAIYFSDATRRERSREHYRALHAALPLGAATAGHVARTTSLDSLTLWEARGV
- the lysA gene encoding diaminopimelate decarboxylase codes for the protein MSLTPDDLRAAAQQHGTPLYVYDAAELDAALARVRAAFGDARVYYAMKANPNLTLLRRLHAQGVGFECVSAGELARAAHIGAAGDRILVNGPAKTPGEYATGAQLGATFIIDREEEVQLLPPASRALVRVNPALNVSTHDHLATGAAGSKFGVTLDQAPRVLDALRAAGHTALGLHVHIGSAIRDAHDFTAAFHRLGELRADTGPLDVLDAGGGWGLGADLHGIAREAHAAAATFGAQLWVEPGRYLVAQAGTLLTQVVGTKRTGRNFVLVDAGMTELLRPMLYGAQHPVTPLWTRAGTDTWDLAGPACESGDLLARDLTLPQPQPGDLLAIHEAGAYGAAMSSNYLTRARPAEVLHDAGAWTVIRRRETPQDIWRAEETV
- the mnmA gene encoding tRNA 2-thiouridine(34) synthase MnmA, with translation MSAPASAPTTIPSPAATAGERVLCAMSGGVDSSVTAALLKDQGYQVVGAMMRFWPDDKRTDTFDSCCSPDAAYEARRVAEQVGVPFYLLDYREQFQRHIVGPFIDEYSKGRTPNPCVNCNTKVKFDELVKKAKMLGCRYVATGHYVKRVENARGEVEFHRGDDPRKDQTYFLWGTPRDALPYILFPVGELEKTRVRKIAAERGLLTAQKPESQNICFVPGKVQDFVAEHIPQAQGFIREISTGEVVGEHLGTQFYTLGQKKGLGLYQSHRVRHVVHLAPDTNTVWVGDYDDCLWTGLKAQSANYLIDLTDLPQELEVQVRYRTAPVKARVVRADENGFELAFQDPQFAVAPGQSAVLYAGPRLLGGGLIEDHVPALPEPKAPPKKRPAVLLS
- a CDS encoding alkaline phosphatase family protein, whose product is MHLPPHAVRPDYAGGSVLNLAATLGAHLGVPTPHAPYRHPLPLGGAQHVILIVVDALGAGQLQDAVLRGDAPTLAALTPAPGPVTSVFPSTTMAALTTLHTARAPAEHGYLGLTVWLDEVQAVVNLIRLYDVYTHTPLTDAGFLAAVPSLYRQVRDRGVAAHVIMPAAYQHSVLTRWACDGAEYHPYAQPEEAPELTAATVQPGQPSYTLVYFPEYDLICHGSGPDSPEAYAELRRTDRIVADLLTALPRTGDTLVVLTADHGQSAQPPEGYVDVITKKVMKLLLRSPVAGEERAAYLRPQPGHHAEIAALLAPHATLLSADDAWTGGLLGPPAHAEARFRPRVGDLIAIPHPGYAIRRPTSPAPMLGLHGGWTAQEMLVPVLSRRV
- a CDS encoding 3'(2'),5'-bisphosphate nucleotidase CysQ, with translation MTTPSDLHAELALAQDLAREAGELLREHLRRGLTVEHKTSADDPVTAADREASTLIMTRLAQVFTLDGLLSEEEEDRQDRLSAARVWIVDPIDGTKEYSTGLPDYCVSIGLAVGGEPVLGVVYAPDTDELFSGVVGRGVTLNGQPVPAPSAGPDWRIAVSDTEHGRELHRSGLTGMKPSGSIALKLARLAAAQADATFTMSPRSEWDIAAGHALLRAAGGDLRRRDGRPIRYNQSRPNIEQGLIGGTPGALHWLDAQLRQHRLPSAHLGLTSRDPAWTLLPAPDRAALDGHPGVNIRHADGELLALLIVNPQTRQVERAEGDAFHLDRLTRDVTRALGPLQS